The DNA sequence GAGCATGTTGATCGGACGTTGCAACTGATTAAAGACCACGGTTGTAAAGCGGGTTTGGTGTTTAACCCGGCGACGTCGCTCAGTTATCTTGACTATGTGATGGATAAACTCGACATCATTTTACTGATGTCGGTAAACCCTGGGTTTGGCGGGCAGTCGTTTATTCCGGCAACGCTCGATAAGTTACGTCAGGTACGTCAGCGTATTGACGAGAGCGGTTACGATATTCGTCTGGAAGTTGACGGCGGCGTGAAAGTGGAAAACATCGCGCAAATTGCCGCCGCTGGTGCCGACATGTTTGTTGCCGGGTCAGCCATTTTCGGCCAGCCGGATTATCAGGCGGTGATTGCCCGTA is a window from the Dickeya lacustris genome containing:
- the rpe gene encoding ribulose-phosphate 3-epimerase, which translates into the protein MKPFLIAPSILSADFARLGEDTANALAAGADVVHFDVMDNHYVPNLTIGPLVLKSLRHYGITAPIDVHLMVKPVDRLIPDFAEAGASFITFHPEASEHVDRTLQLIKDHGCKAGLVFNPATSLSYLDYVMDKLDIILLMSVNPGFGGQSFIPATLDKLRQVRQRIDESGYDIRLEVDGGVKVENIAQIAAAGADMFVAGSAIFGQPDYQAVIARMRQELETVTHA